One window of the Trifolium pratense cultivar HEN17-A07 linkage group LG2, ARS_RC_1.1, whole genome shotgun sequence genome contains the following:
- the LOC123910986 gene encoding putative pentatricopeptide repeat-containing protein At1g12700, mitochondrial: MSFSLSLSRLALLRSNNNITTSTFLHSFSSKSRFTHNDIDNDVDNAVSSFHSMLRMNPTPSIVQFAKILTYLVKTDTHFSTVISLSRQMEFNGIKPTIVTFNILINSYCHLRQINFAFSIFAKILKIGYQPSTITLNTLVKGLCLSGKIKEALHFHDHVIALGFELNQVSYRILINGLCKTGETRAALQLLRRIEGKLIKIDEKMYSIIIDSLCKNKFVKDAYALYSEMIAKKISPDVVTFSTLIYGFCVVGQLKEAFGLFHEMVLKNINPNVYTFNILVDAFCKEGKMKEAMNLLAMMTKEGIQLNIVSYNTLMVGYCLLNQVNKAKDIFYSLAQRGVTPDVCSYNVMINGLCKIKRMDEAINLFQEMQNKKIIPDRVTYSSLIDGLCKSGRISHAWELLEEMHDRGQPANIITYNSLLHALCKNHHVDKAIALVKKIKDKGIQPDMHTYNILMDGLCKQGRFLNAQVIFHDLLIKGYNVNVWTYTIMINGLCLEGLFDEAIVLMSKMEDNGCIPNAITYETIIYALFEKDENDKAEKLLCEMIARGLL; this comes from the coding sequence ATGTCGTTCTCACTCTCACTCTCAAGGTTAGCTTTACTTCGttctaataataatatcacaacTTCCACTTTCCTTCATTCCTTCTCATCTAAATCTCGATTCACTCACAATGATATTGATAATGATGTTGATAATGCTGTTTCTTCATTCCATAGCATGCTTCGTATGAATCCAACCCCATCCATTGTACAATTTGCCAAGATTTTAACTTATCTTGTTAAGACAGACACCCATTTCTCAACTGTTATTTCACTTTCTCGCCAAATGGAATTCAATGGAATTAAGCCAACTATTGTTACTTTCAATATTTTGATCAATTCTTATTGTCACTTGCGTCAAATCAATTTTGCATTTTCTATATTTGCCAAGATTCTCAAGATCGGTTATCAGCCGAGTACCATAACCTTAAATACACTTGTTAAAGGTCTATGTCTTAGCGGTAAGATTAAGGAAGCTCTGCACTTTCATGACCATGTGATTGCGCTTGGATTTGAGTTGAATCAAGTTAGTTATAGAATATTGATCAATGGGTTATGTAAAACCGGAGAAACAAGAGCAGCCTTGCAGTTGTTGAGACGaattgaaggaaaattgatCAAGATCGATGAGAAAATGTATAGCATAATAATAGATAGTTTGtgcaaaaataaatttgtaaaagATGCCTATGCGTTATATTCTGAAATGATTGCAAAGAAAATTTCTCCCGATGTTGTCACTTTCAGTACCCTAATCTATGGATTTTGTGTTGTTGGTCAATTGAAAGAAGCATTTGGTTTGTTCCATGAAATGGTATTGAAAAACATCAACCCAAATGTTtatacttttaatatattggtTGATGCATTCTGCAAGGAAGGAAAGATGAAAGAAGCTATGAATTTGTTGGCTATGATGACAAAAGAAGGTATACAATTGAATATTGTTAGTTATAATACTTTAATGGTTGGGTATTGCTTACTTAATCAAGTGAACAAGGCCAAAGATATATTCTATTCTCTAGCTCAAAGGGGAGTGACTCCTGATGTTTGTTCCTATAATGTCATGATTAACGGGCTATGTAAAATTAAAAGGATGGATGAAGCCATAAATCTATTTCAAGAAATGCAAAACAAGAAGATTATTCCTGATAGAGTAACTTACAGTTctcttattgatggtttgtgcaaATCAGGGAGAATCTCTCATGCTTGGGAGCTTCTTGAAGAGATGCACGATAGAGGTCAACCTGCCAATATAATCACTTACAATTCTTTATTACATGCTTTATGTAAAAACCATCATGTTGATAAGGCAATTGCATTGGTCaagaaaattaaagacaaaGGCATTCAACCAGATATGCACACATACAATATACTCATGGATGGACTTTGCAAACAAGGGAGATTTCTGAACGCACAAGTGATTTTTCATGATCTTTTGATTAAAGGCTACAATGTAAATGTTTGGACATATACTATTATGATCAATGGTCTTTGTTTAGAGGGCTTATTTGATGAAGCTATCGTCTTGATGTCAAAAATGGAAGACAATGGTTGTATTCCTAATGCTATAACTTATGAAACCATTATTTATGCTCTCTTTGAGAAGGATGAGAATGATAAAGCAGAGAAACTTCTATGTGAAATGATTGCTAGAGGTTTATTGTAA
- the LOC123904786 gene encoding uncharacterized protein LOC123904786: MLFPVQVAERIIATPLIGSVYVDKMVWEEERNGCYSVKSGYKLAMKCIFRNDKYHVNGNWKEIWKAHAPHKARHLLWRLCRGCIPTRRRLLERHVDCDVHCPLCEDEVEDDVHAFFTCTSAQSSWQAAGLSAVLGSAACQQGSAADRMFALCRNEDYAIIGRVAMLLWSIWHNRNDKIWNDNVRSPIQVGRTAFDQWNEWIAVHKLRGNDDHDVPLASTIRWEKPRIGWLKCNVDAAFFVGEGRTAMGACFRNNSGEFMAGITQWQQMTLSTEEGEA; the protein is encoded by the coding sequence ATGTTATTCCCAGTCCAGGTGGCAGAGAGGATTATTGCAACACCTCTCATTGGGTCAGTTTATGTGGATAAAATGGTTTGGGAGGAGGAACGAAATGGGTGTTACTCTGTCAAATCCGGGTACAAGCTTGCTATGAAGTGTATTTTCCGTAATGATAAATACCATGTGAACGGCAAttggaaagaaatatggaaagCGCATGCTCCACATAAAGCGCGTCATCTTCTTTGGCGGTTATGTAGGGGATGTATTCCAACGAGGCGTCGGTTATTAGAACGTCATGTTGATTGTGATGTTCATTGTCCATTATGTGAAGATGAGGTAGAAGATGATGTACACGCTTTTTTCACCTGCACTTCTGCTCAATCTAGTTGGCAAGCAGCTGGACTATCAGCTGTCTTGGGTTCCGCAGCTTGTCAGCAAGGTAGTGCGGCAGATAGAATGTTTGCCTTGTGTCGGAATGAGGATTACGCTATTATAGGTAGAGTGGCTATGTTGTTATGGAGTATATGGCATAACcggaatgataaaatttggaacGATAATGTTAGAAGCCCAATCCAAGTTGGCCGGACTGCGTTTGATCAGTGGAACGAGTGGATTGCCGTCCATAAATTGCGAGGTAACGATGATCATGATGTCCCGCTTGCCAGCACCATTCGGTGGGAAAAGCCTCGTATAGGATGGTTAaagtgcaatgtagatgcaGCATTTTTTGTCGGTGAAGGTAGGACCGCAATGGGTGCTTGTTTTCGTAATAATTCTGGTGAGTTTATGGCTGGAATTACGCAGTGGCAACAAATGACTTTATCAACAGAGGAGGGTGAAGCATGA
- the LOC123910985 gene encoding putative pentatricopeptide repeat-containing protein At1g12700, mitochondrial, with protein sequence MSFSLSLSRLPLLRSNNNITTSTFLHSFSSKSRFTHNDIDNDVDNAVSSFHSMLRMNPTPSIVQFAKILTYLVKTDTHFSTVISLSRQMEFNGIKPTIVTFNILINSYCHLRQINFAFSIFAKILKIGYQPSTITLNTLVKGLCLSGKIKEALHFHDHVIALGFELNQVSYRILINGLCKTGETRAALQLLRRIEGKLIKIDEKMYNIIIDSLCKNKFVKDAYALYSEMIAKKISPDVVTFSTLIYGFCVVGQLKEAFGLFHEMVLKNINPNVYTFNILVDAFCKEGKMKEAMNLLAMMTKEGIQLNIVSYNTLMDGYCLLNQVNKAKDIFYSLAQRGVTPNVCSYNVMINGLCKIKRMDEAINLFQEMQNKKIIPDRVTYSSLIDGLCKSGRISHAWELLEEMHDRGQPANIITYTSLLHALCKNHHVDKAIALVKKIKNQGIQPDIYTYNILIDGLCKHGRLKNAQVIFQDLLIKGYNVNVWTYTIMINGLCLEGLFDEAIVLMSKMEDNGCIPNAITYETIIYALFEKDENDKAEKLQCEMIARGLL encoded by the coding sequence ATGTCGTTCTCGCTCTCACTCTCAAGGTTACCTTTACTTCGttctaataataatatcacaacTTCCACTTTCCTTCATTCCTTCTCATCTAAATCTCGATTCACTCACAATGATATTGATAATGATGTTGATAATGCTGTTTCTTCATTCCATAGCATGCTTCGTATGAATCCAACCCCATCCATTGTACAATTTGCCAAGATTTTAACTTATCTTGTTAAGACAGACACCCATTTCTCAACTGTTATTTCACTTTCTCGCCAAATGGAATTCAATGGAATTAAGCCAACTATTGTTACTTTCAATATTTTGATCAATTCTTATTGTCACTTGCGTCAAATCAATTTTGCATTTTCTATATTTGCCAAGATTCTCAAGATCGGTTATCAGCCGAGTACCATAACCTTAAATACACTTGTTAAAGGTCTATGTCTTAGCGGTAAGATTAAGGAAGCTCTGCACTTTCATGACCATGTGATTGCGCTTGGATTTGAGTTGAATCAAGTTAGTTATAGAATATTGATCAATGGGTTATGTAAAACCGGAGAAACAAGAGCAGCCTTGCAGTTGTTGAGACGaattgaaggaaaattgatCAAGATCGATGAGAAAATGTATAACATAATAATAGATAGTTTGtgcaaaaataaatttgtaaaagATGCCTATGCGTTATATTCTGAAATGATTGCAAAGAAAATTTCTCCCGATGTTGTCACTTTCAGTACCCTAATCTATGGATTTTGTGTTGTTGGTCAATTGAAAGAAGCATTTGGTTTGTTCCATGAAATGGTATTGAAAAACATCAACCCAAATGTTtatacttttaatatattggtTGATGCATTCTGCAAGGAAGGAAAGATGAAAGAAGCTATGAATTTGTTGGCTATGATGACAAAAGAAGGTATACAATTGAATATTGTTAGTTATAATACTTTAATGGATGGGTATTGCTTACTTAATCAAGTGAACAAGGCCAAAGATATATTCTATTCTCTAGCTCAAAGGGGAGTGACTCCTAATGTTTGTTCCTATAATGTCATGATTAACGGGCTATGTAAAATTAAAAGGATGGATGAAGCCATAAATCTATTTCAAGAAATGCAAAACAAGAAGATTATTCCTGATAGAGTAACTTACAGTTctcttattgatggtttgtgcaaATCAGGGAGAATCTCTCATGCTTGGGAGCTTCTTGAAGAGATGCACGATAGAGGTCAACCTGCCAATATAATCACTTACACTTCTTTATTGCATGCTTTATGTAAAAACCATCATGTTGACAAGGCAATTGCATTGgtcaagaaaattaaaaaccagGGTATTCAACCTGATATATACACATACAATATACTTATTGATGGACTATGTAAACATGGAAGACTTAAGAATGCACAAGTGATTTTTCAGGATCTTTTGATTAAAGGCTACAATGTAAATGTTTGGACATATACTATTATGATCAATGGTCTTTGTTTAGAGGGCTTATTTGATGAAGCTATCGTCTTGATGTCAAAAATGGAAGACAATGGTTGTATTCCTAATGCTATAACTTATGAAACCATTATTTATGCTCTCTTTGAGAAGGATGAGAATGATAAAGCAGAGAAACTTCAATGTGAAATGATTGCTAGAGGTTTATTGTAA